From a single Eleginops maclovinus isolate JMC-PN-2008 ecotype Puerto Natales chromosome 20, JC_Emac_rtc_rv5, whole genome shotgun sequence genomic region:
- the LOC134883195 gene encoding neurexophilin-2 isoform X1, which yields MQVLGWTIVFLCQWILRKVQGLEKQVEFSDLGSVGSVMKTLPYGIGGGTMGGSSGGVVKPPYQTRIFSTSIDQPPMKTKPPTYSVYSPYDTARNQSLMLDQTGYRSKRKPSLKTAMKTKKIFGWGDFYFNVKTMKFSLLVTGKIVDHINGTFTVYFRHNSSSLGNVSVSIVPPTKVVEFEVVQQQQQLHPHTQQVVQIRETQQSTVDHKETKTFNCRVEYEKTNRSKKPKPCLYDPSQTCFTEHTQSHAAWLCAKPFKVICIFISFLSIDYKLVQKVCPDYNFQSEHPYLG from the coding sequence GTCCAAGGGTTGGAGAAGCAGGTGGAGTTCTCAGACCTGGGCTCAGTGGGGTCCGTGATGAAAACTCTTCCCTATGGCATAGGAGGAGGCACAATGGGAGGATCGTCAGGAGGAGTGGTGAAGCCTCCATACCAAACACGTATCTTCTCCACTTCCATCGACCAGCCACCTATGAAAACCAAGCCACCCACCTACAGTGTCTATAGCCCTTACGACACAGCCCGAAATCAGTCCCTGATGCTGGACCAGACAGGATACCGCTCTAAGCGCAAGCCCTCGCTAAAGACAGCCATGAAGACCAAGAAGATCTTCGGCTGGGGAGACTTCTACTTCAACGTCAAGACCATGAAGTTCAGCTTGTTGGTGACAGGGAAGATCGTGGACCACATCAACGGCACGTTCACCGTTTACTTCCGCCACAACTCGTCCAGCCTGGGGAATGTGTCGGTCAGCATTGTGCCGCCCACCAAAGTGGTGGAGTTTGAGGtcgtccagcagcagcagcaactaCACCCTCACACTCAGCAGGTAGTCCAAATCCGAGAGACCCAGCAGTCCACCGTcgaccacaaagagacaaagaccTTTAACTGTCGGGTGGAGTACGAGAAGACCAACAGATCCAAGAAGCCAAAACCCTGCCTGTACGACCCCTCTCAGACCTGCTTCACAGAGCACACCCAGTCCCATGCCGCCTGGCTCTGTGCCAAACCCTTCAAGGTCATCTGCATCTTCATCTCCTTCCTTAGCATCGACTACAAGCTGGTGCAAAAAGTGTGTCCGGACTACAACTTCCAAAGTGAGCACCCTTACCTTGGATAA
- the LOC134883195 gene encoding neurexophilin-2 isoform X2, with translation MQVLGWTIVFLCQWILRKVQGLEKQVEFSDLGSVGSVMKTLPYGIGGGTMGGSSGGVVKPPYQTRIFSTSIDQPPMKTKPPTYSVYSPYDTARNQSLMLDQTGYRSKRKPSLKTAMKTKKIFGWGDFYFNVKTMKFSLLVTGKIVDHINGTFTVYFRHNSSSLGNVSVSIVPPTKVVEFEVVQQQQQLHPHTQQVVQIRETQQSTVDHKETKTFNCRVEYEKTNRSKKPKPCLYDPSQTCFTEHTQSHAAWLCAKPFKVICIFISFLSIDYKLVQKVCPDYNFQIGKFG, from the exons GTCCAAGGGTTGGAGAAGCAGGTGGAGTTCTCAGACCTGGGCTCAGTGGGGTCCGTGATGAAAACTCTTCCCTATGGCATAGGAGGAGGCACAATGGGAGGATCGTCAGGAGGAGTGGTGAAGCCTCCATACCAAACACGTATCTTCTCCACTTCCATCGACCAGCCACCTATGAAAACCAAGCCACCCACCTACAGTGTCTATAGCCCTTACGACACAGCCCGAAATCAGTCCCTGATGCTGGACCAGACAGGATACCGCTCTAAGCGCAAGCCCTCGCTAAAGACAGCCATGAAGACCAAGAAGATCTTCGGCTGGGGAGACTTCTACTTCAACGTCAAGACCATGAAGTTCAGCTTGTTGGTGACAGGGAAGATCGTGGACCACATCAACGGCACGTTCACCGTTTACTTCCGCCACAACTCGTCCAGCCTGGGGAATGTGTCGGTCAGCATTGTGCCGCCCACCAAAGTGGTGGAGTTTGAGGtcgtccagcagcagcagcaactaCACCCTCACACTCAGCAGGTAGTCCAAATCCGAGAGACCCAGCAGTCCACCGTcgaccacaaagagacaaagaccTTTAACTGTCGGGTGGAGTACGAGAAGACCAACAGATCCAAGAAGCCAAAACCCTGCCTGTACGACCCCTCTCAGACCTGCTTCACAGAGCACACCCAGTCCCATGCCGCCTGGCTCTGTGCCAAACCCTTCAAGGTCATCTGCATCTTCATCTCCTTCCTTAGCATCGACTACAAGCTGGTGCAAAAAGTGTGTCCGGACTACAACTTCCAAA TTGGAAAATTCGGTTGA
- the LOC134883195 gene encoding neurexophilin-4 isoform X3 — MKTLPYGIGGGTMGGSSGGVVKPPYQTRIFSTSIDQPPMKTKPPTYSVYSPYDTARNQSLMLDQTGYRSKRKPSLKTAMKTKKIFGWGDFYFNVKTMKFSLLVTGKIVDHINGTFTVYFRHNSSSLGNVSVSIVPPTKVVEFEVVQQQQQLHPHTQQVVQIRETQQSTVDHKETKTFNCRVEYEKTNRSKKPKPCLYDPSQTCFTEHTQSHAAWLCAKPFKVICIFISFLSIDYKLVQKVCPDYNFQSEHPYLG, encoded by the coding sequence ATGAAAACTCTTCCCTATGGCATAGGAGGAGGCACAATGGGAGGATCGTCAGGAGGAGTGGTGAAGCCTCCATACCAAACACGTATCTTCTCCACTTCCATCGACCAGCCACCTATGAAAACCAAGCCACCCACCTACAGTGTCTATAGCCCTTACGACACAGCCCGAAATCAGTCCCTGATGCTGGACCAGACAGGATACCGCTCTAAGCGCAAGCCCTCGCTAAAGACAGCCATGAAGACCAAGAAGATCTTCGGCTGGGGAGACTTCTACTTCAACGTCAAGACCATGAAGTTCAGCTTGTTGGTGACAGGGAAGATCGTGGACCACATCAACGGCACGTTCACCGTTTACTTCCGCCACAACTCGTCCAGCCTGGGGAATGTGTCGGTCAGCATTGTGCCGCCCACCAAAGTGGTGGAGTTTGAGGtcgtccagcagcagcagcaactaCACCCTCACACTCAGCAGGTAGTCCAAATCCGAGAGACCCAGCAGTCCACCGTcgaccacaaagagacaaagaccTTTAACTGTCGGGTGGAGTACGAGAAGACCAACAGATCCAAGAAGCCAAAACCCTGCCTGTACGACCCCTCTCAGACCTGCTTCACAGAGCACACCCAGTCCCATGCCGCCTGGCTCTGTGCCAAACCCTTCAAGGTCATCTGCATCTTCATCTCCTTCCTTAGCATCGACTACAAGCTGGTGCAAAAAGTGTGTCCGGACTACAACTTCCAAAGTGAGCACCCTTACCTTGGATAA